The Flavobacteriales bacterium genome includes the window CAAGGGAAGTCACAGAATGAAGCAGTTGTTCCGAGGACCCAATATTCCCGATCAGACGGTTGACATCAGAGATTGGCTTTGGCAGAATATGGAGACTTATGAATTGAACCCTGGTGATGCCATTCTTTATGACCATCGGGCCATACATGGTTCAAACCCGAACAACACAGAGATTCCTCGGGTGGCCACCTCCTGTGCCATGACCAATGCGGGGGCTGAAATGGTACTTTACTTTTGGGATGAGACCAAACGGGCGGTTGTGGGTTATGTGACTGAACCGGAATATCTGCTGACACATAACCACGAACAGTTGCCAACAGATCTCGAGATCGTGGGGGAGTGGGGCTATAGCTTAGACCAAGTTACATTGAATGACCTGGGCATTATACCTGCACCTACCGGGTTATTCGATAGGTTGATGGCACTCATCAGGTGAGCCGCGTAAGTTAACTTGAAAGCAAACCCTAAGACCAGACCTGAACTTCCATATCATCATGGGTAAAGCCCATGAAACCACCAACAGTTATCCGTCCAGCGTGGCCTTTCACCTCATCCACCATGTGCCAGATTGGGCCACCGGCAAATGTCAGAAAATCTCCAGGCTCCAATCTGATGGTCATACGGTCAATGCCATACTCGGAACAGTCCACTACCTTGCCATTTTCGTCTGTAAACGTGTACATCTGTTCGAACTCCTTCTTATGTTGCCCCTCGGACCATTCCCTTGCAAACAGAATCAGGTCACTTGACTCGGAGGGCTGAACCACATAAAAGTAGCTGAGTTGATCATAGGAGCCCACGTTATCGTCAATGAATTCATAGAACTTATTGTGCTGACCATGAAACAGATTGCCGCAATGAACCTCCAATGCTCCCGTTAGTGGCTTGAGCAGACGAAGTCCATAAGGTATACAGGAGCCACCGAGTTCTTGCATTTCTGGACAGGAAACCCTGCGCCCTCCGGCCATATTGCTCAAGAGTTGGAATAGACGCTCTTCTATGTCGACACCACATTTCGATTCGAAACCGTCCCGTACTTTCTTGGTCTGCTCAAAATAGGTCTTGGGGTCTGGAATTTCATTTCCCAAACTAGAAAAGGGCTTTGGATAAACATAACCTTTAGAATGGTAGTGCACTTCCTTAACACCGCTCACCATGCTCCTTGTAAAGCTATCTATCTTGGAAACCTCATCAGTAGTGAGAGCTCCCTTCACAATAATACCATCGATTTCCCTTTCCTGTACCTGTTTCAACCCATTAGGGTAATCAGCAACACCATTCAATGTGATGGTTCGGAAATCGTATAGGTCAGGGACTTCACGCCCCTTAATCTTAAACATTCGCCTCATAAATCCGTTCATGCCTGAAATTAAATTATTCTATTCGTATTCTATTCCAATCAAAGTTCTTTATGATCGGTGATGGTATGGTAGACCACCTTTCCTTCAACATCCATTCATCCAACACAACAGTAAATGCCAATATGGAATGATAAGTGCTAATTGGATGCCCGTCTAATCCACATATTACTGAAAGATAATACCTCCCCGTATTCAGGAAATTACCTGGAATGATTGTCGTCTCTTCGTATTTGCCCCTTGGCATTTCCGCCACGCGCATTTTCCTATCGAACAATGGAGAAGAGGCCATAAACATTACATCGTTCAGATCGAACAATTTCCAAATAAAAGTAAGCCTCCCTCTATCCAATAATTTTGTGTAGTTAATTTTTATAACTATCTCATTACTATGAAGAAACTCAGTACTGGATGAACTACCGTTTTTTAGAAGTTGCAAATCATCGATTGAAAAATATTCATTGACCTGAGGAACCAACGGAGCACTATTTTCAATCTTTTGGCCAGGCCTGACAACTATCCAACTATTGTCAATCAACTTTGGTTGATTGGGATAACTGGAAAGATATGAAAGAATCACATTTCGAATATTGAAACTGTCCATTTTCACTTCCTTGTCCAAATAGATAACCCGATCGCAGAAATTTTCAATATCATTGAGATTATGACTGACCAATACTACTGTTTTACTCCTGTTTCGGTACTCTGCCATACGGTCAAGTGACCTCCTTTTAAAGGATGCGTCCCCCACGCTAAGCACCTCATCAAGCAAAAGAATATCTGTTTCCAGCTGCATGTAGATAGAGAAGGCCAATCTCAGATACATGCCGCTACTGTAGTGTTTTACAGGTTTGCTCATGTGTTCACCCAGTTGGCTGAACTCCATAATCTCTGAAACTCCTCGTTCTATTTCCTTCCTTGACTTGCCCATCAACTGTCCAGCGAAAAAGATATTCTCAAACCCTGTCAGGTCAGGATGAAGCCCCATGCCAATTTCCAAAATAGAAGAAACGCTTCCATTCAGAATCACACTTCCCGAATCGGGTCTTAAAACTCCCGAAAGTATTTTGAAAAGGGTGCTTTTTCCAGCACCATTAGGTCCTATTATCCCAACATTCTCACCTTTCCTGATCGTAAAACTGACCGATTTAAACACAGTCGTACCTCCGAAACACTTGGAAAGGTCAACCGCTTCAATGGCCACTGTAGCATCATCATTGTTCGTATTCGTATGCATGAATGCTTGAACCTGTCACCAGTTTGCTTATTCGGAAAAACCATCGCAATATCGCCAAATATTGTAGCCAAACAAAAGCGTTGAACCTATCTCTATCGAACGCTAGTCATCGCAAAAGTCGTTGTATCGCAACTTAACAAATACCAAAGTGCTTTCGGGAACGTGATCATTGAACTCAACCTGATCAGCTGTCATCAAGTAACCGGGTGCATGCAGCGAAGTTGAAGATACACGAACCAAGGCAGGAAGAATTTATCGATTTGCCAAACTGGTCAAAGTGGCTACATTTGAGCAGATTAATCAACCTTGAACTTTATGAAAACTCCTATCACCTCATGTCTGATTCTGGCGGTCATTTTTTCTTCTTGCAATGAACATTCTATGAACAATGGGTCAGATCAGTCGGCCGCAAATGTTGATTCCACGTTAAAGGATTCCCTCTTGGATTTTGAATTCTCTGCTGCACCAGACCTTGTTGATGAACGTGATGGTCGAACTTATAAGACAGTGAAAATCGGAAATCAAGTTTGGATGGCTGAAAATCTTCGATATAATGTTGGAGAAGGAAGCTACTGCTATGACGATAAAGAAGAAAATTGCGAAGAATATGGTCGACTGTATACATGGGCTACTGCAATGGGTGGTAATGCTAAAGAAGGCAGTCAGGGCGTCTGTCCTCACGGCTGGCATATACCAAGCAACCAAGATTGGGATATTCTAATTGCAACGGTAGGTGGTGAAACAGCAGGTAATCTCTTTAAGACGGGTGGCAAATTAGGATTCAATGGTGATCTTACCGGGGGAAGAATGGCTCTGCCTGATGGGGATCACAAATATATCAAGGAGGGAACGGACGTTTGCTTTTGGAGTTCTGAGTCTGACAGCTCCGGTGCGTTCGATAGAAACTTGAGTAATCGAGATGATATTATCTCAAAACGACATTATCCCAAAAACTATGGCTTCTGTGTTCGATGTATACAAGATAAGGAACTTTAGCCTTTTTTGGGTATTTCTCGCTCTGTTATTTACAATTGGCTGTACAAAAAACAGTGAACAAAAGAAAGAAACTACAGTTCATAAGTTTTTTGTGGCCAGATACTCGATAAACAGGGTGAAACTGGATCGCATCTATTGTCAAAAGTTGGAAAAACATGGCTTCTACTTTGATAGTTTGAACTCCGAAAATCTACTTCTGTATGCTGGTCCATTGAATGATTCTACCGGAATGGCCGTTTACAAGGCTGAAAAGGCCGAAACAGTTGAAGAATGGATTCAAAAAGATCCTGCGGTAATTGAACAATTGCTGTTTTACACCTTGCAACCCTGGGACGTGGTCATAGGTCGCACTCAACTTCTTAAAACACATAAAAACTGATGCTGGAATAAATTGTACCCAGCTTCTCGACCTTACTTACGTGAATGAGACAACGTAAGATGTTAGGAAATTATAAGTCCTCTTCCTTCTTTCCATGCACTTTCATGTACATGAGGTTCTGAAGAAAATACTTGTCCAGCCCATTACTCAGGTCAAATTCAGGTTTGATGCAGAACACCTCGAAAAAATCAACTGGAAACACGTAATCATCCCAACTCTCAATCAAGGCTATTCCGGTCAGCTCCTGAAATTCGTTTGAAATCGTCAGGTTTTCAAATTCACCTAATGGAAGGTCGATGGTTTTGAATTTGGAAAGAATCCAGCCTTGCTTGCGTAAATGGGCAAGTACCTCATATAGATCAGCAATATTGTAACGATACGACTCGTTGATCTTCTTGATCTCGCGCTCGATCTTCGCAGCATGTTCGGGCAACAACGGCTCTCTTCTGAACAGATCCTTGATGTAAAGCAGACCTCCATTTTTCAAAACCTTCCAAGCTGAATCGATCGCCTTGTGGTGATACGGAGAGTGACCGAATGATTCAAGAAAGTAAACCACATCGAAACCGTCAGCCCCGATCACGTTTTTCAGGTCGTGATAATCTCCATTGTAGACAAAAACCTTGTCCTCAACACCAGCATCCTTGATTCGCTTTTTGGCAGCGTCAAACTGTTCTTTACTGATGGTTACAGCGTGAACTTCCACGCCTGCGTTCTTTGCAAAGTAAATGGCTGGACCACAAACTCCACAACCCGCATCCACCACCTTCATCCCTTCCTTCAATCCCATAACCTCGATCTGATAATCGAGGAGTTTATCCACGTTATGTGTTCGGAAAGCCTGAATCACATCTCCGTACACCTGAAGGAATTTATCGTTGTATGTGTTATAAAAATCACCCACATCCGTAGCAGAATGGGTAGGTCGGTGTCTTTCAACAGCCGTTGATTCCGTCTTCTTCTTGAATAAATTCTTAAGCATGCATTCAGTTTAACATCCGTCTGAACCAGTTAACTATCCCTTGTTTCTCCTTCGAAGCAAACTGCTCAGCAGGTCTTTCTTCAATACAGGCCAAGGTAAAAAACTCTTCATCGTTCAATTGTTGCGGTTTGAAGTCCAATGTTCGAACTTTCCTTAATGTTCCTGGCCCGACCTTGGCTTCGGGAGTATTATAAAAATCGTTCTCACCAACATATTCTTCCACTACTCCATCATTATTCCAATAAAATCGCATTTCCGGGTCTTTGGAAATGAGGCTGTGCGTGGCAGCAATTCTCACCTTATCCGTTGTGTTAGGTTTTGAAGCGTGCCCCAACGCATGGTCGAAAACAATGGCTTCGCCAGCTTTGAGGTGCACGGGTTTCATGTGTTTCCAGACCGTGTCGTAAATTTTTCCGAACACGCTATCAATGGAAATATGACGGTAGCCGCGAACATATTCATGGCTCTTCGGAAGCACGTACATGCACCCATTTTCCTCAGAAACGTCATCCAGCGGAACCCAAATGGTGAACGAACGGTAGCGTGATTCATCCACAATGCTCCAATCCTGATGCGGCTGGAGCGGTTCAGTCTGATGTGGCGGT containing:
- a CDS encoding ATP-binding cassette domain-containing protein, with translation MHTNTNNDDATVAIEAVDLSKCFGGTTVFKSVSFTIRKGENVGIIGPNGAGKSTLFKILSGVLRPDSGSVILNGSVSSILEIGMGLHPDLTGFENIFFAGQLMGKSRKEIERGVSEIMEFSQLGEHMSKPVKHYSSGMYLRLAFSIYMQLETDILLLDEVLSVGDASFKRRSLDRMAEYRNRSKTVVLVSHNLNDIENFCDRVIYLDKEVKMDSFNIRNVILSYLSSYPNQPKLIDNSWIVVRPGQKIENSAPLVPQVNEYFSIDDLQLLKNGSSSSTEFLHSNEIVIKINYTKLLDRGRLTFIWKLFDLNDVMFMASSPLFDRKMRVAEMPRGKYEETTIIPGNFLNTGRYYLSVICGLDGHPISTYHSILAFTVVLDEWMLKERWSTIPSPIIKNFDWNRIRIE
- a CDS encoding methyltransferase domain-containing protein, with the protein product MLKNLFKKKTESTAVERHRPTHSATDVGDFYNTYNDKFLQVYGDVIQAFRTHNVDKLLDYQIEVMGLKEGMKVVDAGCGVCGPAIYFAKNAGVEVHAVTISKEQFDAAKKRIKDAGVEDKVFVYNGDYHDLKNVIGADGFDVVYFLESFGHSPYHHKAIDSAWKVLKNGGLLYIKDLFRREPLLPEHAAKIEREIKKINESYRYNIADLYEVLAHLRKQGWILSKFKTIDLPLGEFENLTISNEFQELTGIALIESWDDYVFPVDFFEVFCIKPEFDLSNGLDKYFLQNLMYMKVHGKKEEDL